The following coding sequences lie in one Desmodus rotundus isolate HL8 chromosome 1, HLdesRot8A.1, whole genome shotgun sequence genomic window:
- the LOC112302887 gene encoding interferon omega-1-like — protein MALPLSLLLVLVVVSCGPSGSLGCDLPQNHIQLSKDNLVLMRQMRRISNSTCLNDTKDFRFPRAVVKGSQVQKVQAISVLHGMLQHISDLLLTENTSAAWNTTLLNQVRMGLYRQLEDLEACLVRDMGEEGTAPPSHGPTLPVRRYFEGICFYLKEKQYSDCAWEAVRVEIMRSLSSIITLQERLSNIDRDQRSP, from the coding sequence ATGGCCCTCCCACTGTCTCTACTGCTGGTCCTGGTGGTGGTCAGCTGTGGCCCCAGTGGATCTCTAGGCTGTGACCTACCCCAGAACCACATCCAGCTCAGCAAGGACAACTTGGTGCTTATGAGGCAAATGCGGAGAATCTCCAATTCAACCTGTCTGAACGACACAAAAGACTTCAGATTCCCCCGGGCAGTGGTAAAAGGCAGCCAGGTCCAGAAGGTCCAGGCCATCTCTGTCCTCCACGGGATGCTCCAGCACATCTCGGACCTCTTGCTCACAGAGAACACCTCTGCTGCCTGGAACACCACCCTCCTGAACCAAGTGCGCATGGGACTCTACCGGCAGCTGGAAGACCTGGAGGCCTGTTTGGTGAGGGACATGGGAGAGGAAGGAACTGCCCCGCCTTCCCATGGACCTACTCTGCCTGTGAGGAGGTACTTCGAGGGCATTTGTTTCTACTTGAAAGAGAAGCAATACAGTGACTGTGCCTGGGAGGCTGTCCGAGTGGAAATCATGAGATCCTTGTCTTCAATAATAACCTTGCAAGAAAGGTTAAGTAACATAGACAGAGACCAGCGGTCACCTTGA
- the LOC128779126 gene encoding interferon omega-2-like — protein MALTLSLLLVLVVVSCGPSGSLGCDLPQNHIQLSKDNLVLLRQMRRISNSTCLNDTKDFRFPRAVVKGSQVQEGQAISVLYGMLQHISDLLLTENTSAAWNTTLLNQVRMGLYRQLEDLEACLVRDMGEEGTAPPSQGPALAVSRYFEGICLYLKEKQYSDCAWEVVRVEIMRSLSSIITLQERLNNMDGDQRSP, from the coding sequence ATGGCCCTCACACTGTCTCTACTGCTGGTCCTGGTGGTGGTCAGCTGTGGCCCCAGTGGATCTCTAGGCTGTGACCTACCCCAGAACCACATCCAGCTCAGCAAGGACAACTTGGTGCTTTTGAGGCAAATGCGGAGAATCTCCAATTCAACCTGTCTGAATGACACAAAAGACTTCAGATTCCCCCGGGCAGTGGTAAAAGGCAGCCAGGTGCAGGAAGGCCAGGCCATCTCTGTCCTCTACGGGATGCTCCAGCACATCTCGGACCTCTTGCTCACAGAGAACACCTCTGCTGCCTGGAACACCACCCTCCTGAACCAAGTGCGCATGGGACTCTACCGGCAGCTGGAAGACCTGGAGGCCTGTTTGGTGAGGGACATGGGAGAGGAAGGAACTGCCCCGCCTTCCCAGGGACCTGCTCTGGCTGTGAGTAGGTACTTCGAGGGCATTTGTCTCTACTTGAAAGAGAAGCAATACAGTGACTGTGCCTGGGAGGTTGTCCGAGTGGAAATCATGAGATCTTTGTCTTCAATAATAACCTTGcaagaaaggttaaataacatgGACGGAGACCAGCGGTCACCTTGA